The genomic window atagtcccagctactcaggaggctgagacaggagaatggcgtgaacctgggagatggagcttgcagtgagcggagatcgagccactccactctagcctgggtgacagagccagattctgtctcaaaaaaaaaaaaaaaaaaaaaaaaaaaaaaaaaaaaacctagaggaCTACCCAAGAGGACTGGGTTCAAGGAGCTTCCTGATAGCCGAACACGTGGAGGTTCCAGTAGGGTGGTGCACCCCGGGAGGGCATGGAAGCGCCAGGTCCCTTCTCCCATACCTCACCCTATTCATCTCTTTATCTGTATCCTTTGCAACATCCCTTATAATAAACCAGTGAATGCAACTAAGTGAtcccctgagttctgtgagccccTCCGGCAAATTAATTGATCCCAAAAAGGGGATCGTGGGATGCACCACTTGAAACCAGTTGTTCAGAAGTCCCAGAGGCTCAGACTTGTCACTGGTGTGCATGGGAGagggcagtcttggggactgagccctcagcctgtgggatctgacactctCTCTAGGTAGATGGCGTTGGACTTGAATTGAGGGATACCCGGCTGGTATCACGCTGCTTGGTGGTGGAGAGAAGAGAAACTCctacacatttggtcacagaagtcttctgtgtcgATTGTTGTGGTGTGAGAACAGGGGAGAAACAGGATTTGAGAGTTTTTCCTGAAACACGCCCTTGGCTGACTAACATAGGAAAGtacaatttaatttttccaagtttaaagaagaaaaactcaggTTTCTGGATAAGTCACTAAGCACCAACGGTCTCTGACTTACTATGCTTCCACTCAGAAgatttcaactttacaatggtgcaaaagcaacACACATTTAGTAGAAAACGCACTCCAATTTTTGAATTCTGATTGTTTTCCTGGGCTAGTGATATGCCACAGATATCTTCTCCAGACGCTGGGCAGTGGCAGTAAGTAGCAGCTCCCGGTTAGCCACAGGATCATGAGGGTCAACACCCCTTACCCTACAATCTACTGTGATGCCATATGATTTTACCCAACCGTAAGCTAAAGTGTCTGAGTACATTTAAGGCGGGCTAAGCTAAGCTATGATATTCAGTAGGTTGTGTATTTAATAATCCATGTTTGActtagaatattttcaatttatgacgGGTTTACTGGGAAGTCACTCCATCATAATTTAAGGAGCGTCTATGAGTAGATGAAGGTAGGTATATGAGGTATTatatttcaaatcattttaacagtgaaaagaaatacaatattaaatgagattttaaaaaatattgagcaAGACAGTTTCCTCTGTTTTCCTGTGCTTTTCCCTCATCTTACATACAGCTCGACTTTTTCACAAAGGTCCTAGTGTAAATCCCCAGATGTACCGAATTGGTAGCCCACAGATCACAGTTGTAGTTTAGGCTGTGACACAATCTTAAAGATCATCGTCATATCATTTACCTTtctggatctcagtttcctcctgaGAGTAGTTCAGTTTCCTCCTTCTGAGAGTAGTTGGATTAGACTAATATGACTGATGTGTGAATGAATTTTATGCCAACTATAACAACAGAAGTCCATGgtgaaatatattacaaatattgcAGTACTTCTTCTCAGagcattttaaatgttaaacctgTAAGAAGAGGACCCAGTATTTCTCAAGTGTGCCGTCACCATACATCCCTGAAAAGAGACTGCCACTCATTGTCATTCACTTGGGGTCCCAAATTGTAAGATCCTTTATCCATGATATATTAGGGTCACATGAAGAGCTCTCCTCATGGTCCTTTGGCTGTTCATCCACAAAAGAAGAGGGATAACAAAGAATCTTTGAGGAGATTTATACCACAGAAGATATATTTTAAGGAAACACAATTATGCTATAGATCCTAAGGAAAGTGttttttaacatgtattttaacATGGAATTCTCTAACTCTACATACTGCGCTTTCACTCAGTAAAATTTTCCATTAGCCTCTAGAACAATCCCTATTTCAATTAATTGGTTTCACTCTTCTTTTATAAACATAGGTGTGTCTCAGTCCTATTGGCCTACTTTAACAAAAcactatagactgggtggcttataagcaaaagaaatttctttctcattgttgtGGAGGCggggaagttcaaaatcaaggtgccatCATATCTGGTGTCTGATGAGAGCCTGTTGCTCTCTAATTCACAGATTGCACTTTCTCGCTGTGTACTCACATGGTGGAAAAAGGAAAGCGAGCTCTGGAGTCCCTTTTATAATGGCACTAATTTCTACTCATGAGGGGTTTACCCTTATAACCTAACCACCTCCTAAAGTCCTCACCTCTTAATACCGTTACTTTATGGGTTAAGTATCAACATTAATTTGGGGGAGATACAAATATTCAGACGACAACAATGTGCTTTTTGTTTGGGggttttgtgtttgctttttagcATAGAATATATGCATGCAAACAGTGAAATGGAAGGATATGCAGGCAACAGTGGGCAAGTTGTTATTTATAAATCATAATTTGTCAGAATTATCTTAAGAGACAATTGTGGCACAGCCCCAATACCCAAGCACCATGAACTGGATTCTGTTGAGGGAATAATTACTGACTTGCATCATCATTCTCATCGTGGAAATACAGAACGTAACAGTTCCTTGCTTATGATTGGTGCTGTGTGGTATAATACAGCTTCCTTTCTTTAATCTGCCTTAAATGGTGCATAATTTACCAGGTTTTCTTATACTTTGTTTTCCTAACCTTAGTAGAAACTGCTTCGGGTGGACTCATTGACCATCAATCATAAATCAGCCCTTTATTGGTGAAGAGGTGAGATGGGTTAACAATGGATTTACTTGTAAATTGAGAAGAGATAAATCTTTTTTCCCTCAAGGGTAGCAGTGTATTTATAGGTTGGGAGGCAGTTATTACTTTTCAAAAAGCACTTTATAGGAAGGTAAAGTCTTCAAGACCTTGGTGTTTATGATCTCTGAAGCTCGTGTATCTGCAGAATTGTTGTAAAAtacactaataaaataaaataggatgtTGCTTTATATTTGCCTGTGTTACCACACGAAGTACTTATATAGGTAGAATAGAGGTTCTATAAAGTAAACTCATAACTAAAATTGAATTCTTTGGGGAAATCTGCCACTTTTTATTTACAGGTCTATAAGCCTACCAGATAAAAGTaactaagagaaaatattgcaGAGATATTTCATATCACCTTACAATCAAGGTCCCTAAATGATCTGTAAGCATTTCCATCCCATAAACCTGTCTGGGAATCATTGTTGACTTGAGTATGTGGAATTAATCTCCTCATCAGCAATGACCTAAACCTACTTGCAGAATAACATAAACCTGGGATATAGACCTAGTCTTTAGCTGGGTTATGGTTATATTATGACACACCAAAATATTCTTGACTGCAAAATAACAGAATAATTACTTTAGAAATTTgctatattaaaaacaattaaatttgGCATATAAAATTGTGAGAGAGATCTCAGAGTAATATTAAAATCcgaattagatttttttaaaagtatggaaAGTTTCTTCTAACAAGAGTCAAGCAgtttaaacattttgaaagaaatgacTGAATCAGTTTTTGGATATTCTAAGCTATTTCCATTCCATCTAAGTCAGCTTTTTGGATAGTCTATGCTATTTTCATTCCATCAGAAAgcattcaaacaaataaaaacaactttgCTAGGCTATCAAGAATTTGGAAATTAGAAAacttgtatatattatatatactgcACAAATATGCTGTACTGTGTCATTTATTCACGTACTACTCAGATGAGGTGTTACATTAGGTGGGAGATGACCACATGATGCGTGCTGCCAACTCCTCAAACTTAAATCCTCCAGAGCTGATCTGTTCTACACTCTTCATAAACCTGCCCCACCCACAGTCTTTCCACCTCAGTTGATGGCAGCTCCATCTTTCCAGTCGTTCAGGCCAATCATCTTGAAGTTATTCTTTGCTTCACTATTTCCCTCACCCCATATATCCAATGTGTCAGCAAATTCTGCTTACCTTTAGAATAGAACCACAATGTGCCACCACCTTATCTCTTCCCTGAACCATAATACAATAGCTTTTTCCCAGGCTTCTTGCCTTCGTCTTCCAATCCCCAGCAAAAGGtaaaaaacttctttccacacAACAGTGGGAGTGATCTTTTATAAAGCCTCTATCAGATCATGTCTCTCCTCTGCTTAAATTCCTCTAGTGACTCCCCATCTCACTCAGAAGGAGAAGCTGATGAACTGGCTCCTCTTCATCTCTCTGATGCCATCACCTTCTCTCCACCAGGTCTATCCAGTCCACTGTGGTGTTCTTACTCCCTGTCATGTGCTCTCTGGCCTCAGGGCCGCTTCACCAGCTGCTTCCCCTCAGATATCCCATGGTTAAATCATTCATCCTTGGTTCAACTGTTACCTTCTTCTTATAGTTGATGCtgagagcctttttttttttttttttttttttttttttttttttttttttttttgagatggagtctctctccgtcacccaggctggagagcagtggcaagatctcagctcactgcaagctctgcctcccgggtttacgccattctcctgcctcagcctcccgagtagctgggactacaggcacctgccaccacgcctagctaattttttgtatttttagtagagatggggtttcaccttgttagccaagatggtctccatctcctgacctcatgatccgcctgcctcggcctcccaaagtgctaggattacaggttgtgagccaccgccccagcccagcccagagtcattattttaaatacagtgtAACTCCTAATCCTCCTGCTTGGTCTCCCTTTCAGTGCTCTCCTTTTGAGATCTTCTTATCTTTTCAAGCACTTATCACCTTCAAACATACTCTCTTTGTTTGTTGTATTTACTGatcattatctttttcttctctctggatAGTAAGCCTCCTGAaggcacagatttttaaaaaattttacttattcTAAGTGTTTAAAACTGCAACGCGAGTGGGAGCACCAGGATCCCGGGCTCGGAACCCGACTACACggattgttttaagaaaatggcAGACAAACCAGACATGGGGGAAATCGCCAGCTTCGATAAGGCCAAGCTGAAGAAAACGGAGACGCAGGAGAAGAACACCCTGCCGACCAAAGAGACCATTGAGCAGGAGAAGCGGAGTGAAATTTCCTAAAATCCTGGAGGATTTCCTACCCCCGTCATCTTCGAGACCCCAGTCGTGATGTGGAGGAAGAGCCACCTGCAAGATGGACACGAGCCACAAGCTGCACTGTGAACCTGGGCACTCCGCGCCGATGCCACCGGCCTGTGGGTCTCTGAAGGGACCCCCCCAATCGGACTGCCAAATTCTCCGGTTTGCCCTGgaatattatagaaaattatttgtatgaataatgaaaataaaacacacttcgtggcaaaaaaaaaaaaaaaaaaaaaaaacaaaaactgtaccATATACATAGTTTAAGTATTCAATAAACTCTtattaaatgatgaaataaatactGAAAGTATATAAATCTAAGAACTGCTCAAAAAACAATTGATGTTGTTGACCATTATCTCACTGTAACCTgactcaaaacaaagaaacatcataTACTTATAGATCTGACTAGAAACTTAGAATTCTGAAGATGTTTTCCAATATATTTTCTCAGTAGAGtgcataaaaatattatgaagatggccagatgcagtggctcacacctgtaatcccagcactttgagaggctgaggcgggcggatcacaagatcaggagttcaagaccaacctggccaatatggtgaaaccccatctctactacaaatacaaaaattagctgggcgtggtgggggcgcctgtagtcccagctactcaggaggctgaggcaggagaattgcttgaacacgggaggcggaggttgcagtgagccaagattgcaccactgcactccagcctaggcaacagagcaagactctgtctcagagaaaaaaaaaaaagaaaattatgaagacAATAAATTGATTCGGCCAGATAAAGACAATGAGGCCAATGAGGTTAACAAAAGTGTACACAGGTCAATGTACCTGCAGTCGTGCAACCGGGAGAAActccaggtctcctgactcctgGTTCTTTTGTGTTTTCACTGGAGAGGTAGTAACCAAAATGTGGTTATTTTGATCTGTACCTCAGATTTTTTTAGCACAGGTCTGATCTTGAGGTAGGCTTCCAATGAACACATGATCATCTTTCTATGATAGGTGCCAGGCGAGGTGTCAGAGCCCCAGCATCGAGAAACAGTTGAGTCACGGGTTGGTAAGAAGAATGTATTGATAACAGTATaggattgaaaaagaaaagtttattagAAAGCAAGAATGCCACAAAAGTGCAGTGGGGAGCCTCAGTGAGAGAGGACTGAGCTCGTGGAggtggatttttttcttattggtatTTATGGACCTTAAAATGGAGCTGATAGATAATTTGCATAATAAATTATTACATTTGTAGACATTTCGGTGCTATAATGTCAGCAAGAATTGCAAAATGAGTTTTGGCATGAAATTCCGGAGGTGTTACTTATAAAAGCTGAAAGAGGCCTGGAACCAGGTGCCAACTTAAGATACTAGGGAAGTTTAATTACTTCTAAAGTCTCCATGATGGACTGTTTGGTTGTCACCAGGTGGTCTTTGCTCCCTCTAAATTCTTCATATAAGGAGTTCGGTGTCTCTGGGACCTGTTCAGCGGTCACCAGGTGATTTTCGCTCTCCTCAACAGCTAGCATTATATTTCATCCAACTATTCAAGTTCAAAATCCAGCTACTCTTGTGTTCCTCTTTCATCCACATACTCTCTACCACCGCCACttacccccaccacacacacaaaaacgtTTAATCAGTAAAGTCCTATTACTATCtactaaatttattttgattGTATTTTTCTCAACTCTTCAATTTCTCTAATTCAGAAAACAGGCATGTCTCTTCTAACTCTCTAAAAAAACCTTCTcgctcttttctccttccttcctgttagAATAAAGGAgctgtatgtattttttccaaTTCAGGATAACTTCCTCTGTGTACAAGATGGGTTACACCCCTATTTCTAAGTACCTTTCCCTAGTGTATATCCCTTCTTCTTCCCAGTATCTTTTTCTCTCCGCTGATCCTTCCTATTGGCTTTTAAACTTGTGTCAATTCTTCCTTTATT from Macaca fascicularis isolate 582-1 chromosome 4, T2T-MFA8v1.1 includes these protein-coding regions:
- the LOC123572905 gene encoding thymosin beta-10, whose protein sequence is MADKPDMGEIASFDKAKLKKTETQEKNTLPTKETIEQEKRSEIS